AAGACCGATGTGCCCGGCCATGTGGCCGACAACGGTCAGATCTCCTTCGCACCTGAAGTCGTGACCGTGCGCACCACGGTCAAGGCGCGCAAGCGCGATACCCTGGTCAGCGTGGCCAGCCGCTATGGCATCAGCGTCTCCAACCTCGCGGACTGGAACGACCTCAAGTCCACGGCATCCTTGCGCCCCGGCCAGTCGCTGATTGCCTACCTGCCCAGCCGCGCAGCCCGCAGCGCACGCGCCGAAAGCAGCGACAGCTCAGCCCGCAACACTCGTGGCGGCAGCAAGGTGGCAGCCACCGCCGGCAAGAGCGCCAAGACCAGCACCGCAACCACTCCCCGCGGCGGCAAGAGCGAACCCAAGGCACGCGGCGGCACACCTGCCAAGAAGCGCAAATAAGCCTCGCCAGCCGCAAAAAAGCCCGCTGTTCGCAAAACCAGCGGGCTTTTTTATATCTACTCGTTTAACGAAGTAGATAGCAACAAACGCTTGATAGAAAAGCGCTTGAGGCCAATCCAATCAATATCTTCAGCGCCTATCCACCAGCGCGTGGGCAATCGTGCCCAGATCCACATATTCGAGTTCGCTGCCTATAGGCACGCCGCGCGCCAGCCGCGTGACCAGAATGCCGCGCGACTTGAGCGCCTCGCTGACGGCATGGGCCGTGGCCTCGCCCTCGGCCGTGAAGCTGGTGGCCAGAATCACCTCCTGCACCACGCCGTCACAGGCACGCTCGAGCAACTGCTTCATGCCGATTTCCTTGGGACCCACGCCATCGAGCGGCGACAGCCGCCCCATCAGCACATAGTAGTAGCCCTGATAGGCCCCCGTGCGCTCCATGGCAGCCAGATCGGCCGGCGCTTCGACCACGCACAGCCGAGCCCCGTCGCGCCCGGCGTCATCACAGATTCGGCAGATAGCGCCTTCGGTAAACGTATGGCAGCGCTCGCAGTGATGCACCGAGTTCACCGCAGAGTCCAGTGCCCGGGCCAGCTGCAGCGCCCCGGCCTGGTCACGCTGCAGCAAATGAAACGCCATGCGCTGCGCCGACTTGATGCCCACACCCGGCAGTCGGCGCAAGGCCTCGATCAAGGCATCCAGAGATTGCACATCAGACACGCGTTGTCCTTTCAGTCACCAGAAAAAAGGCGACCTGCCACTGCGCAGATCGCCATTCATCCCCTGCACACTCCGGCCAGGGACAGCGAGCAAGAACCGCATCGCGGCATCGCAGCCATCTCTTTGCCAGGGAAGCGGCACCGCCGCTCAAGGGAAAATCCGTCAGAACGGGAACTTCATCCCGCCTGGCAGTCCAGGCATACCGGCAGTGATCTTGCCCATCTTCTCGTTGGAGGTCTCTTCGGCCTTGCGCACAGCCGCGTTGAAGGCAGCAGCCACCAGGTCTTCCAGCATGTCCTTGTCTTCGGCCAGCAGGCTGGGATCGATGGTGATGCGCTTGACGTCATGCTTGCAGGTCATCACGACCTTGACCAGACCGGCACCGGATTCGCCTTCGACTTCGATATTGCCCAGCTCTTCCTGAGCCTTCTTCAGGTTGTCCTGCATGGCCTGAGCTTGCTTCATCAAACCGGCGAGTTGTCCTTTGTTGAACATGAGAATTCCTTCTTTTGTTGAAACGCCTTATTCAGGCTGAATAGATATGGGCTTGATACTACCGGGCACGATTTTCGCGCCAAAGTCTCGCATCAAGGTTTGTACCTGCGGATTGCTTTTGACAATGTCCTCGGCCAGCAACTGGCTGGCTTGCCTTTCCAGGGCCAGCCGGCGGGCAGGACTGTCCGTCACCGGCCCTTGCTCAACCTGCAATTGTCGCGCATGACCGGCTGCTTCCAGCGCAGCACGCAGACGATCACGTGTGCCAGCCTGATTGAGCGAGTTGGACTCCACGCGCAGCCGCCACAGATCGCCTTCACGGCCCAGCAGCTGCGACTGCAGCGCCAGTTGCCGCGCCACAGCCACCACGGCTTCGCTCTGCAGCAACTGCTGCACCACGCCAAACCACAGATCGCCCTCGGGGGTGCACTCCACAGGGGCTGCATCCTGGGCCGTGCTGACATAGCCACCGCTTGCGCTCTGGGCCGCCGGCTCGTCAGACTCCATGGGCGGCATGGCATGCAGGGGCTGGCCGACATCCAGGTCAGCATCATCACCCCAGCGCCCATCGTCAGACCAGCCCTCATCGGGCATGCCTGCCCAGGCCGCCTCGCTGGCATCCTGCTCTTCGGGAGCATCAGCCATATCGACGACCTCGGCGCTCTCGGACGCATCGTCGGCGGGCATTTGGCCTACCTCTGCGACAGCTTCATGATTCGCCGAGGGCATGGCTTGCTGAACCGCAGCAGGCTCAGGCGTCACCGCAGGAGCTGGCGATCGGGTCGGCTCCGGAGCGACCTGCACCACCGGCTCTGCTAGGGAATATGCAGCTGAATCCGAGCGATCGGCAACAGCTTGAATATGTTCTGGCTCGGCCATGCCGACCTCTGACGCAGGCTCCTGCTTTGGTGCGGACTCCGGTGCGGCTTTCGTAACAGGCTGCGGTACAGACGGGATGGACTGAGCCTGGGCCGATGGTGCCTCCATCGCTGCTGGCGGTGAAGCCGGTGGCTGCTGAATCGGATTCGGAGCCTGGACAACCGGACGGCTAGGCCTCAGCGCTGGAGTTTTTTTTTCAGCCGTGCCAGCTTCGGCGTTTTCCGGCTTGAAGGCCAGCAACCGCAGCAGCGCCATGGTCAACGCCGCATATTCATCGGGGGCCAGCCCCAGCTCTGCACGCCCATACAGGCAGATGCTGTAGAGCAGTTGAGTCTCGTCGCGCGGCATCAGACTGGCCAGTCGGTCCACTTCGGCGGCCTCGGGGTCGCTGGCATCCAGCGGCATATCGGGCACAGCCTGCAACACGGCCATGCGCTGCAGCACGGCGCACATTTCTTCCAGCGTCGATGCAGCAGACAGACCGTTGTGACGCAGCTCTTCGGAGACTTCCACCACCGTGCGCCCGTGCCCCTGCGCCAAGGCATCGATCAGGCGGAATACATGGCTGCGATCCACGCTGCCCAGCATCTGGCGCACCGTCGCCTCCTGCAACTGGCCGCTGCCAAAGGCAATCGCCTGGTCGGTCAGGCTCAGCGCATCACGCATGGAACCACGTGCAGCACGCGACAGCAGGCGCAGCGCCTGAGGCTCCGCCGGCACGCTTTCCTTATCCAGCACATGGGTCAGGTGCTCCAGAACCGTCTCGGGCGCCATCGGACGCAGATTGAACTGCAGGCAGCGCGAGAGCACAGTGACCGGCACTTTCTGCGGATCGGTCGTGGCCAGCACGAACTTCAGGTACTCCGGAGGCTCCTCCAGCGTCTTGAGCATGGCGTTGAAAGCGGTGTTTGTCAGCATGTGCACCTCGTCGATCATGAAGACCTTGAAGCGCCCCTGCACCGGCTTGTACACCGCCTGCTCCAGCAGGCTCTGCACCTCATCCACCCCCCGGTTGGACGCAGCGTCCAGCTCGGTGTAGTCGGGGAAACGCCCGCTATCGATTTCAGTGCATGCTGCGCAAACTCCGCAGGGGGTTGCGGTGATTCCACCGTTACCGTCCAGGCCCTGGCAATTCAGAGACTTGGCCAGAATGCGCGACACCGTGGTCTTGCCCACGCCACGTGTGCCCGTGAACAGATAGGCATGGTGCAGGCGCTGCTGGGTCAACGCATTGGTCAGAGCCTGAACCACGTGCTCCTGTCCCACCATTTCGGTGAAGGTACGGGGCCGGTATTTGCGAGCAAGCACTAAATAAGACATAGCCTCTGATTCTACGGGGCCGGGACATGCCAACAAGCCTGCTCCTGGAATCTCATTTCACAGCTCGCTGGGCTGTGTCTGTTTTGCATCTATAATCGAGCATGACGGGCCTCCTCGCATGGGGAAGCAGCCAACCGGGTCAGGTGGGGAACCAAGCAGCCCTAACTGTGGATACAGTGCCGAGATCAGGCTCGTCACCTTTCGATGGAAACCTCTTTACAGACAAGAGGCTGTCTTCCGAGAAAGGCCATTTTTCACCATGAACAACACCATGCAGTAGCACTTTGCCCAGAAAAAGTGTTTCGCATCGACGCCCCATGCCTGGGGTCTCAACCTGATTCCAGAGGCGGCAGCGACCCGGTCAGAGCTAAACCCGTCATTGCCTCAAGATCTCCCGCAGGCAATTGACAGACAAGAGCCACAACCAAGAGATCAGATGCAAAAAGGCCGCAATTGCGGCCTTTTTGTTCTTACCGGATTGACAGGGCGCCGCACAGCGGCGCCATGGAAACTCAAACCGGAACGCCCACCAGATCATGCCCCTGCGTGCCCACGATGCGCACGCTGATCAGCTCACCCACCTTGTAGGTCTTGCTGGCCTTTTCGGGCGGCTGGATGTGAACCACGCCGTCGATCTCGGGGGCATCGGCATAGGTTCGGCCCACACCGCCCTTTTTGCCCAGGCTGACAGCCTTGTCCACCAACACCTTCATGACCTGGCCCACCCGGCGCTGCAAACGCTTGGTGGAGACTTCCTCGGCCACTTCCATGAAACGCGCACGACGCGCTTCGCGCACCTCTTCGGGCAGCATGCCAGGCAGCTCGTTGGCGGTGGCGCCTTCGACAGGGCTGTAGGCAAAGCAGCCGGCACGGTCGATCTCGGCTTCGCGAATAAAGTTAAGCAGATGCTCGAACTCCTCCTCGGTCTCGCCGGGGAAACCGGCAATGAAGGTGGAACGAATCACCAGCTCGGGGCAGATCTTGCGCCATTCGCGGATACGGTCCAGGTTCTTTTCGCCCGATGCGGGTCGCTTCATGCGCTTGAGCACATCGGGGTGGCTGTGCTGCAAGGGCACGTCCAAGTAAGGCAGGATCTTGCCCTCGGCCATCAAGGGCAGGACCGCATCCACGGTGGGATAGGGGTAGACATAGTGCAGACGCACCCAGGCACCGTGCTGCTGCGCCAGCTTGCCCAGCTCGTCGGCCAGCTCCAGCATGCGGGTCTTGACGGGCTTGCCGTCCCAGAAGCCGGTACGGTACTTCACATCCACACCATAGGCCGAGGTATCCTGGCTGATCACCAACAGCTCTTTCACGCCCCCTTCGAACAGCGCCTTGGCCTCCTTGAGCACATCGCCGATCGGACGCGAGACCAAATCGCCGCGCATGCTGGGGATGATGCAAAAGGTGCAGCGATGGTTGCAGCCTTCGGAAATCTTCAGATAGGCATAGTGCTTGGGCGTGAGCTTGATGCCAGCATCGCCAAAGCTGCCAGGCACCAGGTCCACGAACGGGTCGTGCGGCTTGGGCAGATGAGTGTGCACCGCATCCATCACTTCCTGCGTCGCATGGGGTCCCGTGACTGCCAGCACGCTGGGATGCACTTCGGCCACCATGGTGGAGCCACCCTCTTTGCCAGCCTTGGCACCCAGGCAACCGGTCACGATCACCTTGCCGTTGGCTGCCAGAGCTTCGCCAATGGTGTCCAGACTTTCCTTGACGGCATCGTCGATGAAGCCGCAGGTGTTGACGATGACCAAATCCGCGCCTTCAAAGGTCTTGGAAGTCTGGTAACCCTCGGCGCTGAGCTGCGTGAGAATCAGCTCGCTATCAGTCAAGGCCTTGGGGCACCCGAGTGATACCATACCTATACGGGGAATTTGATCTTTCTGGGAGATGGCTTCAGTCATGGGGGATTCTGCAAAAAATGGTTTGGTGTATAGCTATCTGCGGTTCTCTGATCCAAAGCAATCGGCAGGCGGCAGCACAGACCGGCAGCTTGCATATGCTGCCAAGTGGGCTGCCGAGCACGACCTCAAACTTGATACCCATCTATCGTTAAGGGACGAGGGGCTTTCTGCCTACCATCAGCAGCACATCAAATCAGGCGCCCTGGGCGTGTTCCTGCGTGCTGTTGAAGAGGGGCGCGTTCCCTTTGGCTCAGTGCTCATTGTTGAGGGCTTAGACCGCCTATCTCGCGCCGAACCCATCCAGGCACAGGCGCAACTGGCCCAGATTGTAAATGCGGGCATCACTGTGGTCACTGCAAGCGACGGGAAGACCTACAGCCGGCAGCGGCTGAAGGACAACCCGATGGACCTTGTCTATAGCCTGCTGGTGATGATTCGCGCTCATGAAGAGTCGGACACCAAGAGCAAGCGGGTCAAGGCAAGCGTTCGCCGTCTGTGCGAAAAATGGATTGATGGCTCCTACCGGGGACGCGTTGAGCAGGGACACGACCCGGCGTGGCTCACACGCAATGACGCCGACGGCTGGGACTTCAAGCCCGAGACGGTCAAAGCCATTCTGCTCGTGATCGAAATGTACAAGCAAGGCTTGGGCGGCAAGCGAATTATTGAAAAGCTGAACGCCGAGGGTCTGCGCATGTACCCGACGAGCAAGGAAAATCAAACGCTTCAGGTCTACCGCATCACCAAAATGCCCCAGCTGGCAGGACATAAGCCCATCAGCGTGGACGGTGACGAGTACCTGCTCAAAGGCTATTACCCCCCACTGCTGTCAGAGGTTGAATGGGAGGACCTGCAACGGATCGTCAAGAGCACTGGACGCCGCAGGGTGAAGGGCGACCTGCCGCACGTGATCACCGGAATCGGCATCACGTACTGCGGCTACTGCGGACACCCCATGGCCGGACAGCACCTGGCCAGCAAGAAACGGCTACCGGATGGCCGGATTCGGGATGGCTACAGGCGTCTGCTGTGCTCGGCCGCGGCCACCTTCAGCGCAGTCTGCCCGGTCCGTGGCTCTACCTCAGTGGCCCCCATCGAGCGAGCAATCATGTCTTACTGCTCCGACATGATGAACTTGCAGGGCCTGTTTGAAGCCGATACCAGTTCCGAAAGCCGCAAAGAGCTCCTGAAGGCGCAAAAGAATGTCGAAGCGATAAAGGCCCAGCTCGACAAGCTGACAGATGCCATGCTCGCCTCGGCAGATGAAGGAATACCACTCACCTTTGCCCGTCGCGCCCGCCAGCTGGAAGAAGATCTAGCAATCGCGGAGAAAACGCTGGCAGCCCAGGAACGCGATATCGCCATGCTCGCCCGACGCGACATATCTGGTGCTGATGAGAAATGGCGGGCACTCGCTGCCGGCGTGGAAGCCCAGGACATAGAGACACGACTGCAAGCACGCCAGCTTGTCGCTGACACCTTCAGCCGCATATCGGTCTACCACCATGGTCTGCGTCCCAATCACACACCGAAGTCCCGTGACTACTACATCGACCTGATGCTGGTAGCCAAAGGTGGAAGCTCCAGATGGCTTCGCATCGACCGGGATGGCAACTGGGTACACGGCGAAAACTACGAAGTCGCTGACTAATCCACAGCGCCGTGAGAACAAAGACCCCATGCGCTGGCAGCAGGGGTTTTCAATATTCGCCCAGAAAAGGCGGATATATACTGTATGCATGTACAGTCATCGACTCTTGAGCGGCATGCCCGTCCAACTCACTGCCTCCCCAGTTGCTTTGCCTCTGGCAGATTGCAGCGTGCGCGCGGGCTTCCCCTCTCCAGCCGAGGACTTCTCTGGCAAAAGGCTGGACATTGCCGAGCTGCTGATTGAGCACCCGCAGGCCACGTTCCTGCTGAGGGTGGCCGGGCCATCCATGCGCGAGTACGGCATCGACGACGGCGACCTCATCGTGGTGGACAGGGCACTGCGCGCCCGTCATGGCAGCATCGTTGTGGCCGTTCTTGACAATGACTTCACAGTCAAAGTCTTGTACAACGCTGGCGGCAATTTCAGGCTCCGGGCCGGCAACCCCACCTACCCCGACATCGTCCCCAAAGAAAACCAAGAGCTAGAAATCTGGGGCGTGGTCAAGTCCTGCATCAAGCGCTTTGCATGAGCATGTATGTTCGCGCTTATCGACGGCAACAACTTCTACGTCAGCTGCGAGCGGGCTTTCCGGCCTGCGCTCCAGGGCATTCCTGTTGTTGTCCTGAGCAATAACGACGGCTGCGCCATCTCACGCTCCGACGAGGCCAAGGCCTTAGGCGTGAAGATGGGGCAGCCGTTTTTTCAATTGCGCGATCTGGTAGAGCACAAGGGGCTTGTCTGCCTCTCACCAAACTTTGAGCTGTACGGCGACATGAGCGACCGCATGATGTCGCTGGCTGCCGGCCTGGGCCCTACCCAGGAAATCTACAGCATCGATGAATCATTCATCGGGGATCTGGACGGCGTGCGTGATCTAACCCGGCGCGCCTTCGCCATTCGCGCACGGATTCTGAAATGGACCGGCATACCCACTTGCGTGGGCCTGGCCCCCACCAAGACCCTGGCCAAGCTCTGCAACCACGTCGCCAAGGACTCGGAGCGCAAGCCTGGCAGCTACCCTGCCGAGCTGCAGCGAGTCTGCAATTGGGCCGAGCTGACCGAGCAGCAACGCGCCGACATTCTCGGCCGCACCGCCGCCGGCGAGGTCTGGGGCGTGGGCCGGCGCATCTCTGCCCAGCTGGCCGAGCAGGGCGTGCTGACCGCATTGGACCTGGCCAGGCTGCCCGCCCATGCCGCGCGCGATGGCTGGAGCGTGGTGCTGGAGCGCACTGTGCGCGAGCTGCAAGGCGTGAGCTGCATGACGCTGGAGACGGCCCCTGCCGCCAAAAAGCAGATTGCATGCACCCGCAGCTTCGGCCACCCCATCACCACCCTGCCCCCATTGATTGAAGCCGTGAGCGAATTTGCAACCAGGGCCGCAGAAAAGCTCCGCGCTGGTGGCTTGCGCGCAGGCGCCCTGCATGTTTTCGCGCACACCTCGCCATTCAGGCCCGGCCGCAGGTTCTACGAAACGGCCGTGATTCAACTCCAGCCACCCTCATCAGACACCAAGGCTCTAGTCAACGCGGCCGTGCGTGGGTTGCGCTTGATCTAC
This window of the Comamonas testosteroni genome carries:
- the recR gene encoding recombination mediator RecR; translated protein: MSDVQSLDALIEALRRLPGVGIKSAQRMAFHLLQRDQAGALQLARALDSAVNSVHHCERCHTFTEGAICRICDDAGRDGARLCVVEAPADLAAMERTGAYQGYYYVLMGRLSPLDGVGPKEIGMKQLLERACDGVVQEVILATSFTAEGEATAHAVSEALKSRGILVTRLARGVPIGSELEYVDLGTIAHALVDRR
- a CDS encoding YbaB/EbfC family nucleoid-associated protein yields the protein MFNKGQLAGLMKQAQAMQDNLKKAQEELGNIEVEGESGAGLVKVVMTCKHDVKRITIDPSLLAEDKDMLEDLVAAAFNAAVRKAEETSNEKMGKITAGMPGLPGGMKFPF
- the dnaX gene encoding DNA polymerase III subunit gamma/tau, with the translated sequence MSYLVLARKYRPRTFTEMVGQEHVVQALTNALTQQRLHHAYLFTGTRGVGKTTVSRILAKSLNCQGLDGNGGITATPCGVCAACTEIDSGRFPDYTELDAASNRGVDEVQSLLEQAVYKPVQGRFKVFMIDEVHMLTNTAFNAMLKTLEEPPEYLKFVLATTDPQKVPVTVLSRCLQFNLRPMAPETVLEHLTHVLDKESVPAEPQALRLLSRAARGSMRDALSLTDQAIAFGSGQLQEATVRQMLGSVDRSHVFRLIDALAQGHGRTVVEVSEELRHNGLSAASTLEEMCAVLQRMAVLQAVPDMPLDASDPEAAEVDRLASLMPRDETQLLYSICLYGRAELGLAPDEYAALTMALLRLLAFKPENAEAGTAEKKTPALRPSRPVVQAPNPIQQPPASPPAAMEAPSAQAQSIPSVPQPVTKAAPESAPKQEPASEVGMAEPEHIQAVADRSDSAAYSLAEPVVQVAPEPTRSPAPAVTPEPAAVQQAMPSANHEAVAEVGQMPADDASESAEVVDMADAPEEQDASEAAWAGMPDEGWSDDGRWGDDADLDVGQPLHAMPPMESDEPAAQSASGGYVSTAQDAAPVECTPEGDLWFGVVQQLLQSEAVVAVARQLALQSQLLGREGDLWRLRVESNSLNQAGTRDRLRAALEAAGHARQLQVEQGPVTDSPARRLALERQASQLLAEDIVKSNPQVQTLMRDFGAKIVPGSIKPISIQPE
- the rimO gene encoding 30S ribosomal protein S12 methylthiotransferase RimO, with the protein product MTEAISQKDQIPRIGMVSLGCPKALTDSELILTQLSAEGYQTSKTFEGADLVIVNTCGFIDDAVKESLDTIGEALAANGKVIVTGCLGAKAGKEGGSTMVAEVHPSVLAVTGPHATQEVMDAVHTHLPKPHDPFVDLVPGSFGDAGIKLTPKHYAYLKISEGCNHRCTFCIIPSMRGDLVSRPIGDVLKEAKALFEGGVKELLVISQDTSAYGVDVKYRTGFWDGKPVKTRMLELADELGKLAQQHGAWVRLHYVYPYPTVDAVLPLMAEGKILPYLDVPLQHSHPDVLKRMKRPASGEKNLDRIREWRKICPELVIRSTFIAGFPGETEEEFEHLLNFIREAEIDRAGCFAYSPVEGATANELPGMLPEEVREARRARFMEVAEEVSTKRLQRRVGQVMKVLVDKAVSLGKKGGVGRTYADAPEIDGVVHIQPPEKASKTYKVGELISVRIVGTQGHDLVGVPV
- a CDS encoding recombinase family protein; protein product: MGDSAKNGLVYSYLRFSDPKQSAGGSTDRQLAYAAKWAAEHDLKLDTHLSLRDEGLSAYHQQHIKSGALGVFLRAVEEGRVPFGSVLIVEGLDRLSRAEPIQAQAQLAQIVNAGITVVTASDGKTYSRQRLKDNPMDLVYSLLVMIRAHEESDTKSKRVKASVRRLCEKWIDGSYRGRVEQGHDPAWLTRNDADGWDFKPETVKAILLVIEMYKQGLGGKRIIEKLNAEGLRMYPTSKENQTLQVYRITKMPQLAGHKPISVDGDEYLLKGYYPPLLSEVEWEDLQRIVKSTGRRRVKGDLPHVITGIGITYCGYCGHPMAGQHLASKKRLPDGRIRDGYRRLLCSAAATFSAVCPVRGSTSVAPIERAIMSYCSDMMNLQGLFEADTSSESRKELLKAQKNVEAIKAQLDKLTDAMLASADEGIPLTFARRARQLEEDLAIAEKTLAAQERDIAMLARRDISGADEKWRALAAGVEAQDIETRLQARQLVADTFSRISVYHHGLRPNHTPKSRDYYIDLMLVAKGGSSRWLRIDRDGNWVHGENYEVAD
- a CDS encoding LexA family protein translates to MPVQLTASPVALPLADCSVRAGFPSPAEDFSGKRLDIAELLIEHPQATFLLRVAGPSMREYGIDDGDLIVVDRALRARHGSIVVAVLDNDFTVKVLYNAGGNFRLRAGNPTYPDIVPKENQELEIWGVVKSCIKRFA
- a CDS encoding Y-family DNA polymerase, whose translation is MFALIDGNNFYVSCERAFRPALQGIPVVVLSNNDGCAISRSDEAKALGVKMGQPFFQLRDLVEHKGLVCLSPNFELYGDMSDRMMSLAAGLGPTQEIYSIDESFIGDLDGVRDLTRRAFAIRARILKWTGIPTCVGLAPTKTLAKLCNHVAKDSERKPGSYPAELQRVCNWAELTEQQRADILGRTAAGEVWGVGRRISAQLAEQGVLTALDLARLPAHAARDGWSVVLERTVRELQGVSCMTLETAPAAKKQIACTRSFGHPITTLPPLIEAVSEFATRAAEKLRAGGLRAGALHVFAHTSPFRPGRRFYETAVIQLQPPSSDTKALVNAAVRGLRLIYQPGYQLAKAGVMLQDLCPTDVQQGDLLFQEPCRDQSKLMEAMDKVNKRFGKGTVHVASTGVPEQDESGWRMRQERRTPRYTTKLHEIPIARA